One window of the Flavobacteriaceae bacterium YJPT1-3 genome contains the following:
- a CDS encoding phosphoribosylformylglycinamidine cyclo-ligase, with protein sequence MSEEISKRYARRGVSASKEEVHQAIKNVDKGLFPKAFCKIVPDYLTGDEDHCVIMHADGAGTKSSLAYMYWKETGDLSVWKGIAQDALIMNIDDLLCVGATDHILLSSTIGRNKNKIPGAVIQAIIEGTEELIADLAKYGVRIHSTGGETADVGDLVRTIIVDSTVTARMRREEVIDNANIKPGAVIVGLASYGQATYEKEYNGGMGSNGLTSARHDVFQKSLATQFPESFDQEVPEDLIYSGSKGLTDTVEGSSLDAGKLVLSPTRTYAPVIKKILDEVGRKSIQGMVHCSGGAQTKILHFVDDLHIIKDQLFPIPPLFQLIQSESGTGWKEMYQVFNMGHRMELYCEEAFAKAIIAIAQSFQIEAQIIGRVEAAEAKKLTIHSEKGTFIY encoded by the coding sequence ATGTCAGAAGAAATTTCCAAACGATACGCCCGAAGGGGTGTTTCAGCCTCTAAAGAAGAGGTGCATCAAGCGATCAAGAATGTGGACAAAGGTCTTTTTCCAAAGGCGTTCTGCAAAATAGTGCCTGATTACCTCACCGGTGATGAGGATCATTGTGTGATCATGCATGCCGACGGCGCCGGGACTAAATCTTCCCTGGCTTATATGTACTGGAAAGAAACCGGAGATTTGTCCGTTTGGAAAGGGATTGCTCAGGATGCACTGATCATGAATATTGACGATCTGCTTTGCGTGGGGGCTACCGATCATATTTTGCTGTCCAGCACTATTGGTCGTAACAAGAATAAAATACCGGGAGCGGTCATTCAAGCCATTATTGAAGGAACAGAAGAATTGATCGCTGACCTTGCCAAGTACGGGGTTCGCATCCACAGTACCGGAGGAGAAACAGCCGACGTTGGGGACCTGGTTCGGACAATTATCGTTGACAGTACCGTAACCGCCCGCATGCGTCGAGAAGAGGTAATTGATAATGCCAATATTAAACCGGGAGCCGTAATCGTAGGATTAGCCTCTTACGGACAGGCGACCTACGAAAAAGAATACAATGGAGGGATGGGAAGTAACGGACTTACTTCAGCCCGACACGATGTGTTTCAAAAGTCGCTGGCCACTCAATTCCCGGAAAGCTTTGATCAGGAAGTGCCGGAGGATCTGATCTACAGTGGGAGCAAAGGCCTTACCGATACCGTAGAAGGCAGTTCATTGGATGCCGGTAAATTGGTCTTATCGCCTACACGAACCTATGCTCCGGTGATTAAGAAAATTCTGGATGAGGTGGGGCGTAAGTCCATTCAAGGGATGGTCCATTGCAGCGGAGGCGCTCAAACGAAGATCCTTCATTTTGTGGATGATTTGCATATCATCAAAGACCAGTTGTTTCCCATTCCTCCGCTCTTTCAATTGATCCAGTCGGAAAGTGGAACCGGATGGAAAGAAATGTATCAGGTCTTCAATATGGGGCATCGCATGGAGCTGTATTGTGAGGAAGCTTTCGCGAAAGCGATAATAGCTATTGCTCAGTCATTCCAGATCGAGGCTCAGATCATCGGTCGGGTGGAAGCCGCTGAGGCTAAGAAATTGACCATTCACAGTGAAAAAGGCACGTTTATCTATTAA
- a CDS encoding DUF3078 domain-containing protein: MSRFVYFVFLFGLSQVSFAQSDSTQAAVDSIATPPVEVIIDSVAKPQNAIKKDTSYWTILNRTGLNISEVAFVNWNAGGSNSISGLGELILKRNYKKKNLRWNNKLESRFGINKQEDQELRKTDDLLEITSSFGYHRDSTSRWYYTARASLRTQFANGYRYPNTEVPISRFMAPGYLFFGLGGEYGRDIENLSIYLSPLTYKATFVLDQRLANLGSFGVTPAVRDEEGNILTPGENVRSELGILIQSTYSQKVAENIDFTNAISLYTDYLNDFGNIDIDWEINFNFKVNSFVLAKLGSHIRYDNDVKFSEENEMGEEEVLGARTQWKQQLGIGVIVNF, from the coding sequence TTGTCTCGCTTCGTTTACTTTGTCTTTTTATTTGGTTTAAGTCAAGTCAGTTTCGCGCAAAGTGATAGCACGCAGGCGGCTGTTGACTCTATCGCGACGCCTCCGGTCGAGGTGATCATCGATTCGGTGGCAAAACCTCAAAATGCAATCAAAAAGGATACTTCATACTGGACCATACTCAACAGGACCGGACTGAATATCAGTGAAGTGGCTTTTGTCAACTGGAATGCCGGGGGGAGCAACTCCATATCCGGTCTCGGTGAATTGATCTTGAAGCGCAATTACAAAAAGAAAAACCTCCGCTGGAACAACAAATTGGAGAGCCGCTTTGGGATCAACAAGCAGGAAGATCAAGAGCTGCGTAAAACAGATGATCTTCTGGAAATAACTTCCTCTTTTGGTTATCACAGGGACAGCACTTCGAGATGGTATTACACTGCCAGAGCGAGTTTAAGGACCCAGTTTGCTAACGGATACCGTTATCCCAATACGGAAGTGCCTATTTCGCGATTTATGGCACCGGGATACCTGTTCTTCGGACTTGGAGGCGAATATGGTCGCGATATAGAAAACCTGTCCATCTACCTTTCTCCACTGACCTACAAAGCGACATTCGTACTGGATCAGCGATTGGCCAATTTGGGATCTTTTGGGGTTACACCGGCCGTGCGTGATGAGGAAGGAAATATCCTTACTCCGGGAGAAAATGTACGGAGCGAATTGGGTATACTCATCCAAAGTACCTACAGCCAAAAGGTAGCCGAGAATATCGACTTTACCAATGCCATAAGCCTCTACACTGATTATCTGAATGATTTTGGGAACATTGACATAGACTGGGAGATCAACTTCAATTTCAAAGTGAACAGCTTTGTACTGGCTAAATTGGGTTCGCATATACGGTACGACAATGACGTGAAGTTCAGTGAAGAAAATGAAATGGGGGAAGAGGAAGTGCTGGGGGCCCGAACCCAATGGAAGCAGCAATTGGGAATTGGCGTAATCGTTAATTTCTAA